ATCAATTATACCTCCGGCACCACAGGCCGGCCCAAGGGCGTGATGTACCACCACCGGGGCGCATATCTCAACGCATTGGGCGAATTGCTGGAGTTTAAAATTGATTTAAACAGCAAATACCTGTGGACCCTGCCCATGTTCCATTGCAACGGGTGGTGTTTTACCTGGGGCATCACGGCTATGGGGGCCACCCATGTTTGCTTAAGAAAGGTAGACCCTGCTGAAATTTATAAGATTATAGGCGAAGTGGGTGTGACCCATCTATGTGCCGCGCCTACTATTCTCATCGGCATGTCTGTCTTTGCCACAGAAAACGATGTCAAACTTTCCAACAGTCTGGAGATCATGACCGCCGGTGCCCCGCCTGCACCTATGGTGATTCAGAACATGGAAAATATTGGGGCCAACATCACCCAGACATATGGTCTTACCGAAGTCTTTGGGCCGCACTCCGTATGCCAGTGGCAGGATAAATGGGATGACCTTTCCCCCATGGCCAAGGCCGGCATTAAGGCCCGCCAGGGTGTCCCCTATATTATTGCCGAGCACATGGATGTGGTGGACCCCGATACCATGGAACCGGTGCCCAGAGACGGCACCACCATGGGTGAAATCGTCATGCGGGGCAACAACGTTATGCTCGGATATTATAAGGATGCTCAGGCCAGCACCGAGGCCTTCAGGGGCGGTTGGTTCCATTCCGGAGATCTGGCGGTGATGCACCCGGACAACTATGTACAGATCATGGACCGTAAAAAGGACATCATTATTTCAGGCGGGGAAAATATCTCCACTGTTGAAATCGAGAATGTGCTGTACACCCATCCAGATGTCCTGGAAGTTGCCGTAATTTCGGTGCCCGACGAGAAATGGGGTGAAGTGCCCAAGGCGTTTATCGTACCCCGGGCCGGGACCAATCCGGATCCGGCTGAAATTATTGCGTTCTGTAAGGAAAATATGGCCCGGTTCAAGGCACCCAAATCCATTGAATTTGGTCCCTTGCCCAAAACCGCCACAGGCAAACTGCAAAAGTTCAAGCTGCGGGAAAAAGAGTGGGCCGGTCACGACCGTATGGTCAATTAATTTTCTGCCGTATAGTTCATTAGAAAAGGGCAAGGCTTTGCCTTGCCCACCTCTCTTGCATTCAGGTCTGTTCAGGGCCATCGTTGACCTAAAACCGTATAAAGGCGGTATCATGCGCGGCACATTTTGGGTAAACGAATTGACGGCCGCCGGCATCCGCTACGAAGAGATTACAAAACAGGAACAAAACATTAAAATGCTGGCGGCGGACAGAGTGGGTTTTGTCTGCATGCCCAAGGAAATTGCCATCTATCTGATTAAGAAGTTGGGAAAAGACCCCCATCAATATGCGTTTGGACGCTTGAGAGCAGATGGACAACCCGTTGGGATTTTTCTAAAAACTAAATTCAAGGAACTGCGTGAGGATGTTGACCAAGGTCTTGCCCTGATCAAACAAGATGGGCTAAAATAAATTACCCCGGTTGTCTATCCGACTGCCGGGGTGATTTAAAATATATTGACAAATCATCAATAGCCATCCATAGTGCAGCTCTATAAATAACGTTTGCTGGGGGTGCTTTAACCGGCTGAGAAGGAAGATATTCCTGACCCTTGGAACCTGATGCGGATAATGCCGATGCAGGGAAGCGGATATAAACTTAGGTTTTCCACTTATTCCCGCCTTAAGATTTCCTGTATCACTTTTGTGGTGTGCCGGTACAATCCACATATCGTTTCACCCCCTGCTTTGTTTAAGCGT
This window of the uncultured Desulfobacter sp. genome carries:
- a CDS encoding acyl--CoA ligase family protein, translating into MSERSVNYEILSPTNFLERSVKVYPEKTAVIYGDKSYTWAGFQERVFQLANGLKARGVGRGDKVAFICPNTPPMLEAHYAVPLLGAALVSINIRLSANEMSYIINHSDAKVVVADNEFGNVLAGVVPELTGVSSFINICDIDDSMPLDGPEYESFLSDSPTDPVALAIEDEREILAINYTSGTTGRPKGVMYHHRGAYLNALGELLEFKIDLNSKYLWTLPMFHCNGWCFTWGITAMGATHVCLRKVDPAEIYKIIGEVGVTHLCAAPTILIGMSVFATENDVKLSNSLEIMTAGAPPAPMVIQNMENIGANITQTYGLTEVFGPHSVCQWQDKWDDLSPMAKAGIKARQGVPYIIAEHMDVVDPDTMEPVPRDGTTMGEIVMRGNNVMLGYYKDAQASTEAFRGGWFHSGDLAVMHPDNYVQIMDRKKDIIISGGENISTVEIENVLYTHPDVLEVAVISVPDEKWGEVPKAFIVPRAGTNPDPAEIIAFCKENMARFKAPKSIEFGPLPKTATGKLQKFKLREKEWAGHDRMVN
- a CDS encoding transporter substrate-binding domain-containing protein, which codes for MHSGLFRAIVDLKPYKGGIMRGTFWVNELTAAGIRYEEITKQEQNIKMLAADRVGFVCMPKEIAIYLIKKLGKDPHQYAFGRLRADGQPVGIFLKTKFKELREDVDQGLALIKQDGLK